The following coding sequences lie in one Prochlorococcus marinus XMU1419 genomic window:
- a CDS encoding HlyD family efflux transporter periplasmic adaptor subunit — MKLKTFKNLLIYLLLFTPLSLGIISCSSNSKSSSKLNQEINEDFVPPITAVAALGQLSPLGEIRQLEAPISQFGSSPRIVEILVNEGDFVKKGDVLAIFENRKKLISDLERNENLINIIDDEITLKKDQIQRYELALSKDAYSFVQFSQRKDELLKLQKQKINLIGDQKIIKIDLFNSKLRSPIDGFILGINTRVGERPKNDGILDIGSSQKMQALIEVYESDIDRVFISQNVELSSENGGFQKNLKGKVIRISPQVKQRKVLSTDPTGDADARIIEVLVKLDQDSIDIVKNFAGMKVIAKFIP, encoded by the coding sequence ATGAAATTAAAAACATTTAAAAATTTATTAATTTATTTATTATTATTTACTCCATTATCTCTTGGGATTATTTCCTGTTCTAGCAATAGTAAATCTAGTTCTAAATTAAATCAGGAAATAAATGAAGATTTTGTACCCCCAATTACAGCTGTTGCTGCACTAGGTCAACTTTCTCCTTTGGGAGAGATTAGGCAGTTAGAAGCTCCTATAAGTCAGTTTGGCTCATCCCCTCGTATTGTAGAAATCTTGGTTAATGAAGGGGATTTTGTGAAAAAAGGAGATGTCCTTGCAATTTTTGAAAATAGAAAAAAGTTAATTTCTGATCTAGAAAGAAATGAAAATCTTATTAATATTATTGACGATGAAATTACCCTTAAGAAAGATCAAATTCAGAGGTATGAATTGGCATTAAGCAAAGATGCATATTCTTTTGTTCAGTTTTCTCAGAGAAAAGATGAATTATTAAAGTTGCAGAAACAAAAGATAAACCTAATTGGAGATCAAAAAATTATCAAAATAGACCTATTCAATTCAAAACTAAGGAGTCCAATTGATGGTTTTATCCTTGGGATAAATACTAGAGTTGGAGAAAGGCCTAAAAATGATGGGATATTGGATATTGGTTCTAGTCAAAAAATGCAAGCTCTGATAGAGGTTTATGAATCAGATATCGATAGAGTCTTTATCTCTCAGAATGTTGAATTGAGTAGTGAGAATGGAGGTTTTCAAAAAAATCTTAAGGGAAAAGTAATTAGGATAAGTCCTCAGGTAAAACAAAGAAAAGTTTTATCGACTGATCCAACGGGAGATGCTGATGCGCGAATTATCGAGGTACTTGTAAAACTAGATCAAGATTCTATAGACATCGTGAAAAATTTTGCTGGAATGAAAGTTATTGCGAAATTTATCCCTTAA
- the tsf gene encoding translation elongation factor Ts produces the protein MGNITAKLVKDLRDKTGAGMMDCKKALNETDGNVDKALEWLRKKGIASAEKKSGRVAAEGSIGSYIHTGSRVGVLLELNCETDFVARGDIFQSLLKDVSMQVAACPNVEYVSVDEIPKDVVEKEKQIEMGRDDLSGKPEQIKEKIVEGRIAKRLNELVLLSQPYIKDSSLTVEDLVKQAAAKIGENIKVRRFTRYTLGEGIEKNQMDFAEEVASMQSN, from the coding sequence ATGGGAAACATTACAGCAAAACTTGTAAAAGATCTTAGAGATAAGACTGGCGCGGGAATGATGGATTGCAAAAAAGCACTTAATGAAACTGACGGAAATGTCGATAAAGCTTTGGAATGGTTAAGAAAGAAAGGCATTGCTAGTGCTGAAAAGAAATCAGGAAGAGTTGCGGCTGAAGGCTCAATTGGTAGTTATATTCATACTGGATCAAGAGTTGGAGTTCTACTAGAGTTGAATTGTGAAACAGATTTCGTCGCTAGAGGTGATATATTTCAATCGCTGTTGAAGGATGTTTCAATGCAGGTAGCAGCCTGTCCAAATGTTGAGTATGTTTCAGTTGATGAAATACCAAAAGATGTTGTAGAGAAAGAAAAGCAGATTGAAATGGGGAGAGATGATTTATCAGGAAAACCAGAACAAATTAAAGAAAAAATAGTTGAAGGGAGAATAGCGAAAAGACTTAATGAGCTGGTTTTGCTTTCACAACCTTATATTAAAGATAGTTCTCTTACTGTTGAGGATCTCGTTAAACAAGCAGCTGCAAAAATTGGGGAAAATATCAAAGTAAGACGTTTTACAAGGTATACGTTAGGTGAAGGTATTGAAAAAAATCAGATGGACTTCGCTGAAGAGGTTGCATCAATGCAATCAAACTAG
- the rpsB gene encoding 30S ribosomal protein S2, with product MAVVSLSEMMEAGAHFGHQTRRWNPKMSKYIYCARNGVHIIDLVKTALCMNNAYKWTRNAAKSGKRFLFVGTKKQASDVVAQEATRCGAAYVNQRWLGGMLTNWTTMKARIERLKDLERMESSGSIAMRPKKEAAVLRRELERLQKYLGGLKGMRRLPDVVVLVDQRRESNAVLEARKLDISLVSMLDTNCDPDLCEVPIPCNDDAVRSVQLILGRLADAINEGRKGSNSERKN from the coding sequence ATGGCTGTTGTATCACTATCTGAAATGATGGAAGCTGGTGCTCATTTTGGGCATCAAACTAGACGTTGGAATCCCAAGATGTCTAAGTATATATATTGCGCGAGAAATGGAGTTCATATTATTGATCTCGTAAAAACGGCATTGTGTATGAACAATGCGTATAAATGGACCAGAAACGCTGCAAAAAGTGGTAAACGTTTCCTATTTGTCGGCACAAAAAAACAAGCATCAGATGTAGTGGCTCAGGAAGCTACTAGATGTGGGGCTGCATATGTAAATCAAAGATGGCTTGGAGGGATGTTGACTAATTGGACCACAATGAAAGCTAGGATTGAAAGATTAAAGGATCTTGAAAGAATGGAAAGTAGTGGCTCAATAGCAATGAGGCCTAAAAAAGAAGCTGCAGTTTTAAGGAGAGAACTTGAAAGACTACAAAAATACTTGGGCGGACTCAAGGGTATGAGAAGATTACCAGACGTAGTTGTTTTGGTTGATCAGAGAAGAGAATCTAATGCAGTACTTGAAGCTAGGAAATTAGATATCTCACTAGTATCAATGCTGGATACAAACTGTGATCCTGACTTGTGTGAAGTCCCAATTCCATGTAACGATGATGCAGTTAGATCTGTGCAACTTATTTTAGGAAGACTTGCAGATGCTATAAATGAGGGCAGAAAAGGTTCTAATTCTGAAAGAAAAAATTAA
- the devC gene encoding ABC transporter permease DevC translates to MSFSFLKFRKIPLAWLLLTRQPLRLAVAIAGISFAGILMFMQLGFRDGLFDTSVTIHKLLDADLVLISPRSKSSISMSGFPKRRLIQTLAVNDVEKTAPVNLNYLLWRNPENLKTRSILALGFNPSDSLLLDDGFSKNAYKLRNPSRVLFDKLSRPEFGPIEEWFLSEKKVETEVAGKRVIVEGLVELGPSFGADGNLITSRETFLRLFPANPPGSIEIGLVKLKKGSNPELISRILNNSLPNDVRVLTKNQFIEFEKNYWKNSTAIGFIFSLGALMGFVVGCVVVYQILYSDVTDHLPEYATLLAMGYRLKSLFFVVAREGFLLALFGYLPAYFSGQILYSVIRSSTKLPIIMDAEKTILIFVLVLAMCMGSAAVAMRKLVDADPAEIF, encoded by the coding sequence ATGAGTTTTTCTTTTTTGAAATTCAGAAAAATACCTTTAGCTTGGTTGTTATTAACCAGGCAACCATTAAGGCTCGCAGTTGCCATAGCAGGGATAAGTTTTGCAGGGATTTTGATGTTTATGCAATTAGGTTTCAGAGATGGTTTATTTGATACGAGCGTAACTATTCATAAACTACTAGATGCTGATCTTGTTTTGATAAGTCCCAGATCAAAAAGTTCTATAAGCATGAGTGGTTTCCCAAAAAGAAGGTTGATTCAAACCCTTGCAGTAAATGATGTTGAAAAAACTGCTCCCGTTAATCTAAATTATCTACTTTGGAGAAATCCCGAAAATCTTAAAACTAGATCGATATTAGCGTTAGGATTTAATCCCTCTGATTCACTTCTTTTAGATGATGGATTCTCCAAAAATGCTTATAAATTAAGAAATCCATCTAGAGTCCTTTTTGACAAACTTTCTAGACCTGAATTTGGACCAATTGAAGAATGGTTTTTATCAGAAAAAAAAGTTGAGACTGAGGTTGCTGGGAAACGGGTAATTGTTGAAGGTCTTGTGGAGTTGGGACCATCTTTTGGCGCAGACGGTAATTTAATAACTAGCAGAGAAACCTTTTTAAGACTTTTTCCTGCAAATCCACCTGGAAGTATAGAAATTGGTTTGGTAAAGCTAAAAAAAGGATCTAATCCTGAATTGATTTCAAGAATTTTAAATAACTCTCTACCAAACGATGTTCGAGTTCTTACAAAAAATCAATTTATAGAATTTGAGAAGAATTACTGGAAAAATAGTACTGCAATAGGTTTTATTTTTAGTTTGGGAGCATTGATGGGTTTCGTTGTAGGGTGCGTGGTCGTTTATCAAATTCTTTATAGTGACGTTACAGATCACCTTCCAGAGTACGCTACTTTATTGGCAATGGGGTATAGACTTAAGTCCCTTTTCTTTGTTGTAGCTAGAGAAGGGTTTTTGTTAGCATTGTTTGGTTATTTGCCTGCTTATTTTTCCGGTCAAATACTTTACTCAGTCATAAGAAGTTCTACTAAACTCCCAATCATAATGGATGCAGAGAAAACGATCTTAATTTTTGTATTGGTTTTGGCAATGTGTATGGGTTCCGCTGCTGTTGCGATGCGTAAATTGGTTGATGCCGATCCTGCCGAAATTTTTTAA
- a CDS encoding phycocyanobilin:ferredoxin oxidoreductase: MLSESLTKTKLTDPLILDLLRNIREHRSMLENLKSIKVDPNLTNIISNEIGREFYIENEFHKANGFRKLHIEVAEFSKSLKILHCVFFPDPKFDIPIFGMDLVKINDIVSAAIVDLSPVSQNQGSKYDKFLSEVDKSSFTSLREIPNWGEIFSKNVFFASLKSNSEKNDFCRVVDQYLDILIKLNKEAKPDYEKEIIQERINYQRNYCLQQMKNEKTSMVLLKYFDAKWVDNYIKSVLFDF, translated from the coding sequence TTGTTGTCTGAATCCTTAACTAAAACAAAATTAACAGACCCTCTTATTTTGGACTTGTTGCGAAATATTAGAGAGCATAGATCCATGCTTGAGAACCTCAAGAGTATAAAAGTTGATCCAAATCTTACTAACATAATATCTAACGAGATAGGTAGAGAATTTTATATAGAGAACGAATTTCATAAAGCGAACGGATTTAGAAAGCTCCATATCGAAGTGGCAGAATTTTCAAAGAGTCTTAAAATTTTACACTGTGTTTTCTTTCCTGATCCAAAGTTTGATATACCAATTTTTGGGATGGATTTAGTAAAAATAAATGATATTGTTTCTGCTGCAATTGTTGACTTATCTCCTGTTTCTCAAAATCAAGGTTCGAAATACGATAAATTTCTTTCTGAAGTTGATAAAAGTTCTTTCACCTCATTGAGAGAAATTCCTAACTGGGGTGAAATTTTTTCTAAAAATGTATTTTTTGCTTCTCTAAAAAGTAATTCTGAAAAAAATGATTTTTGTAGAGTAGTTGATCAATATCTCGATATTTTGATCAAACTAAATAAAGAGGCAAAACCTGACTATGAGAAGGAAATTATTCAAGAAAGAATAAATTATCAAAGGAATTATTGTTTGCAACAGATGAAAAACGAGAAGACAAGCATGGTTCTCTTAAAATATTTTGATGCAAAATGGGTAGATAATTATATAAAAAGTGTTCTCTTTGATTTTTAA
- a CDS encoding DevA family ABC transporter ATP-binding protein has product MSKAFESKNNVKNFKTVSINNLSHFYGENENKKQVLNDVNLNIDNGELVLLKGPSGCGKTTLLTLIGALRTCQSGDLTVLDNQLNGASRKTRQILRRSIGMIFQGHNLLRCLTAEQNVQMGADLIKGLTYLQRREIARNWLSAVGLEDHHKKLPNDLSGGQKQRVAIARALSANPKLLLADEPTSALDSVTGREIVTLLRKLAKEQNCSVLMVTHDPRISDMADRILNMEDGKIFSAHSELI; this is encoded by the coding sequence ATGTCTAAAGCTTTTGAATCAAAAAATAATGTTAAAAACTTTAAAACAGTCTCAATTAATAATTTGAGTCACTTTTATGGAGAAAATGAAAATAAAAAACAAGTTCTTAATGACGTTAATTTAAATATTGATAATGGAGAATTAGTTCTTTTAAAAGGTCCTTCTGGATGTGGTAAAACAACTCTTTTAACCTTAATTGGTGCACTGAGAACCTGTCAAAGTGGCGATTTAACTGTATTAGATAACCAGTTAAATGGAGCATCAAGGAAAACGCGTCAGATTCTTAGAAGAAGTATTGGCATGATTTTTCAAGGACACAATCTTCTGAGATGTTTGACAGCAGAACAAAATGTTCAGATGGGGGCAGATTTAATAAAAGGTTTAACATATTTGCAAAGACGTGAAATCGCACGAAATTGGTTGTCAGCAGTAGGATTAGAAGACCATCATAAAAAGTTGCCAAATGACTTATCTGGTGGGCAGAAACAAAGAGTAGCAATTGCTCGAGCTTTATCTGCCAACCCAAAACTTTTACTAGCTGATGAGCCTACTTCTGCTTTAGATAGCGTCACAGGAAGAGAAATAGTAACCCTTTTAAGAAAACTAGCAAAAGAACAAAACTGTTCTGTACTCATGGTGACTCATGATCCAAGAATTTCTGATATGGCGGATAGGATATTAAACATGGAAGATGGTAAAATATTTAGTGCTCATAGTGAGCTAATATAA
- a CDS encoding glycosyltransferase family 2 protein, with protein sequence MNVSIVIPTYNRKPILAKCLIALENQKLNTNISNYEVIVVDDGSTDGTSSWINNNKNNLPHVVLFQQEHGGPALGRNLGVIKSKYEIIIFIDSDLIVLDDFINCHVEKLLASWRKNEKKCFTYGSVVNTSNFLNPQSEKHKIIDTSFAYFATGNVAISKELILSVGLFDTSFSLYGWEDLELGERLKKIGTKLIKCPNAVGFHWHPPFKCEQIESLVAQEKERAKMALVFYKKHPNLRVRFMIQLTPLHNLLWQILCLGGLISVDRILPLLKFLVDIKRNRLALEILRIPLNMIYIKQLTKSS encoded by the coding sequence ATGAATGTAAGTATTGTAATACCGACTTACAATAGAAAACCTATATTAGCGAAATGTCTCATTGCGCTTGAGAATCAAAAATTAAATACAAATATCAGTAATTATGAAGTAATAGTTGTTGATGATGGATCCACGGATGGAACAAGCTCATGGATAAATAACAACAAAAATAATCTCCCACATGTGGTTCTATTTCAACAAGAACATGGAGGACCTGCACTAGGAAGAAATCTTGGTGTAATTAAATCAAAATATGAAATTATTATATTCATTGATAGTGATCTAATAGTTTTAGATGATTTTATAAATTGCCACGTAGAAAAATTACTTGCCTCTTGGAGAAAAAATGAAAAAAAATGTTTTACTTATGGCTCGGTTGTCAATACATCTAATTTTTTAAATCCTCAGAGTGAAAAACATAAAATAATAGATACTTCTTTTGCTTACTTCGCGACTGGAAATGTTGCGATATCAAAAGAATTGATTTTAAGCGTTGGCTTATTTGATACATCTTTTAGTCTTTACGGTTGGGAGGATTTAGAACTTGGAGAAAGATTAAAAAAAATTGGGACAAAATTAATTAAATGTCCAAACGCAGTAGGTTTTCATTGGCATCCACCATTTAAATGCGAACAAATAGAATCATTAGTAGCTCAAGAAAAAGAAAGGGCCAAAATGGCTTTAGTGTTTTACAAGAAACATCCAAATTTGAGGGTAAGATTTATGATTCAATTAACGCCTCTTCATAATTTACTTTGGCAAATTCTTTGCTTAGGTGGATTAATAAGTGTTGATAGAATTCTCCCTTTATTAAAATTTTTAGTAGATATAAAAAGAAATAGACTTGCACTTGAGATACTCAGGATCCCTTTAAATATGATTTACATAAAACAGTTAACCAAATCAAGTTAA